Proteins encoded in a region of the Methylosinus trichosporium OB3b genome:
- a CDS encoding type II toxin-antitoxin system RelE/ParE family toxin, translating into MRRRQHHRQREEAISRPLDLRLTDTAEADLAEIWAYVADDSSEATATRLLEKIYAVFHRLQDFPLSGADRRQLAAGLRVTFHGGYAVYYLPTEDQILIVRVLHGARDAAAIADAGGFLT; encoded by the coding sequence ATTCGACGCCGCCAGCATCATCGCCAGAGGGAGGAAGCTATTAGCCGACCGCTCGACCTCCGCCTGACCGACACGGCGGAAGCCGACCTCGCGGAAATCTGGGCGTATGTCGCGGACGACAGCTCGGAAGCGACAGCGACCCGCTTGCTCGAAAAAATCTACGCCGTCTTTCACCGTTTGCAGGACTTTCCGCTATCGGGCGCCGACCGACGCCAACTCGCCGCTGGGTTGCGAGTGACTTTCCATGGCGGCTATGCCGTCTATTATCTTCCCACGGAAGATCAAATCCTGATTGTGCGGGTGCTGCACGGAGCGCGGGACGCCGCCGCCATCGCCGATGCGGGCGGTTTTCTGACCTGA
- a CDS encoding tetratricopeptide repeat protein, producing the protein MDAMVSGVAARVAFVDGSNVSFVDAARPAERHPISRGSLPRLFGDAYDVEYLKGTTEQQAFERLLVKWNIDRSFRMLQIALDQGEDRDARVRAATFLTELSRDPSVKESIENTVFAIGLPDNGQLEEIEAFFSSEGCIPDVVQNLIMLHEQIISVRKAWEEIPDDVFQGNANRCRAERAAILLGSFRDLVIAIKEPEKASIAIANCYFNLKNQANSREIIRRWTERFVDRKTLKKAKKTHDKREEALDDRVKDDVYSYRPVHSVILSVDTQKSAIVQQLERGNHVRARAFAEQLVKWQLGNGKPVFAAKSLCSLAQEARRLGNPILQLEWVERAIQIAPEDAWAHGQAGDVYFSQYRFNDADREYKAAISWGSVRRGKNGIAKVLAATGYLEEALNLSEKIVQEHADDPEIPGSWALQSEILRKMGRLEDALSSYEEAITRFPDQSVLRCGRAAVLTDMSRYAEALEAYDEVMKSFENQVVASSGRADVLKNLGRLDEALAAYDQAILEFDEEPVPVCGRADVLRTMGKLNEARDAYIEAKRRFPYEPTAYCGLGDVYREKGDLELALITYEDAGKRFQYDARIRIGFANTLRSAGRFEDALQEFDRIVYVFKYDLAALSGRANILKSLGSYDEALKAYDRVLAIRPDYAYARFARAAIFAIRGDFNQALALLPTRAPSTLSEWVAFHIRGMMHLKRSEFDAALKIFSKGASESPFYRNRQYFMNAMAATKVRMQSFDEAISLIGQSDNVISRLLLSHSYAAIGRVELALIQLESVNDNELPPLVELRDEIAAQFRLSPMSAHYDRDWLLDRETEVLLQAA; encoded by the coding sequence ATGGATGCTATGGTTTCAGGCGTCGCCGCTCGGGTCGCCTTCGTCGATGGATCGAACGTCAGTTTCGTGGATGCCGCGCGCCCGGCCGAGCGACACCCAATCTCTCGCGGTTCACTCCCTCGGCTGTTTGGCGACGCTTACGACGTGGAGTACCTCAAAGGTACCACTGAGCAGCAGGCTTTCGAGCGCTTGTTGGTGAAATGGAACATCGATAGGAGCTTTAGGATGCTCCAGATAGCCCTCGACCAGGGCGAGGATCGTGACGCCCGAGTTCGCGCTGCTACTTTCCTTACAGAGCTATCGCGAGACCCAAGCGTCAAAGAAAGCATCGAGAATACGGTTTTCGCCATCGGGCTCCCTGATAACGGCCAGCTCGAAGAGATTGAAGCATTTTTTTCGTCGGAGGGCTGCATTCCTGATGTAGTCCAAAATCTAATAATGCTCCACGAGCAGATTATTTCTGTCCGAAAAGCATGGGAAGAAATACCAGATGACGTATTCCAGGGCAACGCTAATAGGTGCCGCGCCGAGCGTGCGGCAATACTACTTGGATCTTTCAGAGATTTGGTTATTGCGATAAAAGAGCCTGAGAAGGCAAGCATTGCGATTGCAAATTGCTATTTTAATTTAAAAAATCAAGCAAATAGTCGTGAAATTATTCGCAGATGGACTGAACGATTCGTCGACAGAAAAACGCTTAAAAAGGCAAAGAAAACGCACGATAAGCGCGAGGAGGCGCTCGACGATCGCGTTAAAGATGACGTTTACTCGTACCGTCCAGTACATAGCGTCATACTCAGTGTTGATACGCAAAAATCAGCTATCGTCCAACAATTAGAGCGGGGAAATCACGTAAGAGCCCGTGCTTTTGCTGAACAGTTGGTGAAATGGCAGCTGGGCAATGGGAAGCCCGTATTTGCCGCAAAGTCGCTTTGCTCTCTGGCTCAAGAAGCAAGACGTCTGGGAAATCCAATTCTACAGCTAGAGTGGGTGGAGCGCGCGATTCAAATTGCACCCGAGGACGCGTGGGCCCATGGGCAGGCTGGCGATGTCTATTTTTCCCAATACCGATTCAATGACGCCGACCGTGAATACAAGGCTGCGATCAGCTGGGGTTCCGTTCGGCGTGGAAAGAATGGCATCGCTAAGGTCCTCGCCGCTACCGGGTACTTGGAAGAGGCCCTAAACCTAAGTGAGAAAATCGTTCAGGAGCATGCGGATGATCCTGAAATCCCAGGGTCATGGGCATTACAATCAGAAATTCTGCGTAAAATGGGACGTTTAGAAGATGCCCTAAGCTCGTACGAGGAAGCTATAACAAGGTTTCCTGATCAAAGCGTGTTGCGTTGCGGGCGTGCAGCAGTATTGACGGACATGTCTCGCTACGCTGAGGCTTTGGAAGCCTACGACGAGGTGATGAAAAGTTTCGAGAACCAAGTCGTCGCTAGCTCAGGCCGGGCAGACGTTTTGAAAAATTTGGGTCGTCTTGACGAAGCGTTAGCGGCTTACGATCAAGCGATTTTGGAGTTTGATGAGGAACCCGTCCCTGTTTGTGGTAGGGCGGATGTCTTGCGCACGATGGGAAAACTAAACGAAGCGCGTGATGCTTACATCGAAGCCAAAAGGCGATTTCCCTATGAACCGACTGCTTATTGCGGTTTGGGTGACGTATATCGAGAGAAAGGTGACTTAGAGCTCGCGCTTATTACCTACGAAGATGCAGGTAAGCGTTTTCAATACGACGCAAGAATTAGGATTGGGTTCGCGAACACGCTGCGTTCTGCGGGCAGGTTTGAAGACGCACTCCAAGAGTTTGACCGGATCGTCTATGTCTTTAAGTACGACCTTGCTGCATTGAGCGGGAGGGCGAATATACTTAAGTCGCTAGGGTCCTATGATGAAGCGCTAAAAGCTTACGATCGGGTATTAGCAATCAGGCCTGACTACGCGTACGCTCGTTTCGCCAGAGCGGCCATCTTCGCTATAAGAGGAGATTTTAATCAAGCACTGGCATTGCTGCCCACTCGCGCACCGAGTACACTGTCTGAATGGGTCGCGTTTCACATCAGAGGCATGATGCACTTGAAGAGGAGCGAATTTGACGCAGCTCTCAAGATTTTTTCCAAGGGCGCGTCCGAAAGCCCGTTCTATAGAAATAGACAGTATTTCATGAATGCCATGGCGGCCACAAAAGTTCGCATGCAGAGCTTTGATGAGGCAATCTCCCTTATTGGGCAATCAGATAACGTTATCTCACGCTTACTGCTATCACACTCCTACGCGGCCATTGGAAGGGTCGAGCTTGCACTTATCCAGCTTGAATCTGTGAATGATAATGAACTGCCTCCTTTGGTGGAATTGCGAGACGAAATAGCCGCCCAGTTCAGACTCAGCCCTATGTCGGCGCACTACGATCGTGATTGGCTTCTTGATCGTGAGACTGAGGTATTGTTGCAGGCGGCTTAG
- a CDS encoding Hsp70 family protein — translation MRNSFCGLDFGTSNSTVARGSALVPVEGDKLTIPSSIFFDFEEGGVRFGREALRAYVEGTDGRLMRSLKSVLGHPLLDETVRIKRKAYTYGDIIGLLVAHLKRAADAAAGADVTHVVMGRPVRFVDDDAGADAKAQDALERIARAQGFAHVEFQYEPIAAALDYERTVAEEQYALIADIGGGTSDFSIVRVSPQGAARTDRSADVLANQGVHIGGTDFDRLLSMKAVMPHFGLASETKSHFGGKILPVPNGYFVDLATWHRINLLYTQEVARELADLEKRSLTPQLLRRLREVIEARHGHTVALGVEAAKIALSAQERSAIDLSEIEPGLAIETTRGDLQAAVETRLASLRAASAETLAQAGIAAERIDAIFLTGGSTAIPAVREAVTAIAPRARVVEGDMFGSVGLGLGLDAARRFL, via the coding sequence ATGCGCAATTCCTTCTGTGGCCTCGATTTCGGCACGTCCAACTCGACCGTCGCGCGCGGATCGGCGCTGGTTCCGGTCGAGGGCGACAAGCTCACCATTCCGAGCTCGATCTTCTTCGATTTCGAGGAGGGCGGCGTGCGCTTTGGCCGCGAGGCGCTGCGCGCCTATGTCGAAGGGACCGACGGGCGGCTGATGCGCTCATTGAAGAGCGTGCTCGGCCATCCGCTGCTCGACGAGACCGTGCGCATCAAGCGCAAGGCCTATACTTATGGCGACATTATCGGCCTCCTGGTGGCGCATCTGAAGCGCGCCGCCGATGCGGCGGCCGGCGCCGACGTCACCCATGTGGTGATGGGCCGGCCGGTGCGCTTCGTCGACGACGATGCGGGCGCCGACGCCAAGGCGCAGGACGCGCTGGAGCGCATCGCCCGCGCGCAGGGCTTTGCCCATGTGGAGTTTCAATATGAGCCGATCGCCGCGGCGCTTGACTATGAGCGGACGGTCGCCGAGGAGCAATATGCGCTGATCGCCGACATCGGCGGCGGCACCTCGGATTTCTCCATCGTGCGCGTCTCGCCGCAGGGCGCGGCCCGGACCGACCGCAGCGCCGATGTGCTCGCCAATCAGGGCGTGCATATCGGCGGCACCGATTTCGACCGGCTGCTGAGCATGAAGGCGGTGATGCCGCATTTCGGCCTCGCCAGCGAGACCAAGAGCCATTTCGGCGGCAAGATCCTGCCCGTGCCCAACGGCTATTTCGTCGATCTCGCCACCTGGCACCGGATCAATCTGCTCTACACGCAGGAGGTCGCGCGCGAGCTCGCCGATCTCGAGAAGCGCTCGCTGACGCCGCAGCTGCTGCGCCGGCTGCGCGAGGTGATCGAGGCGCGCCACGGCCATACGGTGGCGCTCGGCGTGGAGGCGGCCAAGATCGCGCTTTCGGCGCAGGAGCGCAGCGCCATCGATCTCTCCGAGATCGAGCCGGGTCTCGCCATAGAGACGACGCGCGGCGATCTCCAGGCGGCGGTGGAGACCCGCCTCGCCTCGCTGCGCGCGGCGAGCGCCGAAACCCTGGCGCAAGCCGGGATCGCGGCGGAGCGCATCGACGCCATCTTCCTCACCGGCGGCTCGACCGCCATTCCCGCCGTGCGCGAAGCGGTGACGGCGATCGCGCCGCGGGCGAGGGTGGTCGAGGGCGACATGTTCGGCAGCGTCGGGCTCGGCCTGGGGCTCGATGCGGCGCGGCGGTTTTTGTGA
- the argH gene encoding argininosuccinate lyase encodes MTSKIWGGRFQSASDAILEAINVSIDFDKRLAPQDVRGSLAHVAMLAATGIVSQEDAAAITRGLEQIRGEIEEGSFAFSRALEDIHMNVESRLAEIIGPVAGRLHTARSRNDQVATDFRLFVRDQLDDIDAALADLQLALAEKALEEAGSVMPGFTHLQSAQPVTFGHHLLAYVEMLARDRGRFQDARKRLDECPLGAAALAGTSFPIDREMTAKALGFARPTANSLDSVSDRDFVLETLSAAAISATHLSRFAEEIVLWTTSQFAFVSLSDKFTTGSSIMPQKRNPDAAELVRGKTGRIIGALQAMLIVMKGLPLAYSKDMQEDKEGTFDSLDNYALCVAAMAGMARDMSVDRPRLRKAAGAGYATATDLADWLVRALGLPFREAHHVTGRIVGLAAQSNIGLEKVPLEAMQSVEPRITEDVFSVLGVDKSVKSRTSYGGAAPENVRKQAKRWLKQLAKEKN; translated from the coding sequence ATGACGAGCAAAATATGGGGTGGCCGCTTCCAGAGCGCAAGCGACGCGATCCTGGAGGCGATCAACGTCTCCATCGACTTCGACAAGCGGCTGGCCCCGCAGGATGTGCGCGGCTCGCTCGCTCATGTCGCCATGCTCGCCGCCACGGGCATAGTGTCGCAGGAGGACGCCGCCGCCATCACGCGCGGGCTAGAGCAGATTCGTGGCGAGATCGAGGAGGGGAGCTTCGCTTTCTCGCGCGCGCTCGAGGACATTCATATGAATGTCGAGTCGAGGCTCGCCGAGATCATCGGCCCCGTCGCCGGACGCCTGCACACCGCGCGCTCGCGCAATGATCAGGTCGCGACCGACTTTCGTCTGTTCGTGCGCGACCAGCTCGACGACATCGACGCCGCGCTCGCCGATCTGCAGCTCGCCCTCGCCGAGAAGGCGCTGGAGGAAGCCGGCAGCGTGATGCCGGGCTTCACCCATCTGCAATCGGCGCAGCCGGTCACCTTCGGCCATCATCTGCTCGCTTATGTCGAGATGCTGGCGCGCGATCGCGGACGTTTCCAGGACGCGCGCAAGCGGCTCGACGAATGTCCGCTCGGCGCCGCGGCGCTCGCCGGCACCTCTTTTCCCATCGATCGCGAGATGACGGCGAAGGCGCTCGGCTTCGCGCGGCCGACGGCCAACTCGCTCGACAGCGTCTCCGATCGCGACTTCGTGCTGGAGACTTTATCCGCGGCGGCGATCTCGGCGACGCATCTCTCGCGTTTCGCCGAAGAGATCGTGCTGTGGACGACGTCGCAATTCGCTTTCGTCTCGCTGTCCGACAAATTCACCACCGGCTCCTCGATCATGCCGCAGAAGCGCAATCCCGATGCGGCGGAGCTGGTGCGCGGCAAGACCGGCCGCATCATCGGCGCGCTGCAGGCGATGCTGATCGTGATGAAGGGCCTGCCCCTCGCCTATTCGAAGGACATGCAGGAGGACAAGGAAGGGACCTTCGACTCGCTCGACAATTACGCGCTCTGCGTCGCCGCGATGGCGGGCATGGCGCGCGACATGAGCGTCGATCGTCCGCGACTGCGCAAGGCGGCGGGCGCGGGCTACGCCACGGCGACCGATCTCGCCGATTGGCTGGTGCGCGCGCTCGGTCTTCCGTTCCGCGAGGCGCATCATGTGACCGGCCGCATCGTCGGGCTCGCGGCGCAGAGCAATATCGGCCTCGAGAAAGTTCCGCTGGAAGCGATGCAGAGCGTCGAGCCGCGCATCACAGAAGATGTGTTCAGCGTGCTCGGCGTCGACAAATCGGTGAAGAGCCGCACCAGCTATGGCGGCGCGGCGCCCGAGAATGTGCGCAAGCAGGCGAAACGCTGGCTGAAGCAATTGGCCAAAGAGAAGAACTGA
- the carA gene encoding glutamine-hydrolyzing carbamoyl-phosphate synthase small subunit yields MSSDQDAAGGWAAPVHTGVLVLASGEAIFGFGFGAQGAAVGEVCFNTAMTGYQEILTDPSYAGQIVTFTFPHIGNVGVNDEDVETVDLAHCAGARGVVIGAPSGDPSNHRALRPLAQWLETRGIIGLCGIDTRALTSLIREKGMPNAVIAFSPDGVFDLPKLRAEAAAWPGIDGMDLVPAVTAAARYEWDETLWRSGAGFGRRNGAKRRVVAIDYGVKRNILRLLAEAGCEVIVAPATVTAEEIFALEPDGVFLSNGPGDPAETGRYAVPVIRALLAREIPVFGICLGHQMMALAVGAKTMKMPQGHHGANHPVKDFTTGKVEIVSMNHGFAVDRDSLPANAVETHRSLFDGSNCGIALTDRPAFSVQHHPEASPGPQDSHYLFARFVEMMEKAKLEKV; encoded by the coding sequence ATGAGCTCGGATCAAGACGCAGCGGGCGGCTGGGCCGCGCCGGTCCACACCGGGGTGCTGGTGCTCGCGAGCGGCGAGGCGATCTTCGGCTTCGGCTTCGGCGCGCAGGGCGCGGCCGTCGGCGAGGTCTGCTTCAACACCGCAATGACCGGCTATCAGGAGATTTTGACCGATCCGTCCTACGCCGGACAGATCGTCACCTTCACCTTCCCCCATATCGGCAATGTCGGCGTCAATGACGAGGATGTCGAGACCGTCGACCTCGCCCATTGCGCCGGCGCGCGCGGCGTCGTCATCGGCGCGCCCTCCGGCGATCCCTCCAATCACCGCGCGCTGCGTCCGCTCGCGCAATGGCTGGAGACGCGCGGAATCATCGGCCTTTGCGGAATCGACACGCGCGCGCTGACGAGCTTGATCCGCGAGAAGGGCATGCCCAACGCGGTGATCGCATTTTCCCCCGACGGCGTTTTCGATCTCCCGAAGCTGCGCGCCGAGGCCGCCGCCTGGCCGGGCATAGACGGAATGGATCTGGTGCCGGCGGTGACCGCCGCCGCGCGCTATGAGTGGGACGAGACGCTGTGGCGCTCCGGCGCCGGCTTCGGCAGGCGCAATGGCGCGAAGCGTCGCGTCGTCGCGATCGACTATGGCGTGAAGCGCAATATTCTGCGTCTGCTCGCCGAGGCCGGCTGCGAGGTGATCGTCGCTCCGGCGACGGTGACGGCGGAAGAAATTTTCGCGCTGGAGCCGGACGGCGTGTTCCTCTCCAACGGCCCGGGCGATCCGGCCGAGACCGGGCGTTACGCCGTGCCGGTGATCCGCGCGCTGCTCGCGCGCGAGATTCCGGTGTTCGGCATTTGCCTCGGCCATCAGATGATGGCGCTCGCCGTCGGCGCGAAGACGATGAAGATGCCGCAGGGCCATCACGGCGCCAATCATCCGGTCAAGGATTTCACCACCGGCAAGGTCGAGATCGTGTCGATGAACCACGGCTTCGCGGTGGATCGCGACAGCCTGCCCGCCAATGCGGTGGAGACGCATCGCTCGCTGTTCGACGGCTCCAATTGCGGCATCGCGCTCACCGACCGCCCGGCCTTCTCGGTGCAGCACCACCCCGAGGCCTCGCCCGGCCCGCAGGACAGCCATTATCTCTTCGCGCGTTTCGTCGAGATGATGGAGAAGGCGAAGCTGGAAAAAGTGTAA
- a CDS encoding ribbon-helix-helix domain-containing protein: MAGVERLTITLPTDMAAAIKSAVEGGDYASTSEVIRAALRDWKLKRALQLQELEALRADIDKGLADVAAGRMKTFDAASIIARGRKLLADRSTSA, encoded by the coding sequence ATGGCTGGCGTCGAGCGACTGACCATCACGCTGCCGACCGACATGGCGGCGGCCATCAAGAGCGCGGTCGAAGGCGGCGACTATGCGTCCACGAGCGAAGTCATCCGCGCCGCATTGCGCGATTGGAAGCTGAAGCGCGCCTTGCAGCTTCAGGAACTCGAAGCGCTGAGGGCCGACATCGACAAAGGCCTCGCCGATGTGGCCGCAGGCCGCATGAAGACATTCGACGCCGCCAGCATCATCGCCAGAGGGAGGAAGCTATTAGCCGACCGCTCGACCTCCGCCTGA
- the grxD gene encoding Grx4 family monothiol glutaredoxin, with amino-acid sequence MSEIIKSVIDSADVVLFMKGVPAAPQCGFSMQVCQILNHVGVEFNSIDVLADGAIREGIKAYSQWPTIPQLYVKGEFIGGCDITREMFQSGELVALFDKAGIPHKATAKA; translated from the coding sequence ATGTCCGAAATCATCAAGAGTGTGATCGACAGCGCCGATGTCGTGCTGTTCATGAAAGGCGTCCCCGCTGCGCCGCAGTGTGGCTTCTCGATGCAGGTCTGTCAGATCCTCAACCATGTCGGCGTCGAGTTCAACAGCATCGATGTGCTCGCCGACGGCGCCATCCGCGAGGGCATCAAGGCCTATTCGCAGTGGCCGACCATTCCCCAGCTCTATGTGAAGGGCGAGTTCATCGGCGGCTGCGACATCACCCGCGAGATGTTCCAGTCGGGCGAGCTGGTCGCGCTCTTCGACAAGGCAGGCATTCCGCACAAGGCGACCGCCAAGGCGTAA
- a CDS encoding ribonuclease D has protein sequence MTIRLHQGDLPDGADLGPVVAIDTETLGLNPHRDRLCLVQLSGGNGDADLVRIAPGQTRAPNLEALLANPNVLKLFHFGRFDIAVMAKTFGVMAEPVYCTKIASKLIRTYTDRHGLKDLVRELLGVEISKQQQSSDWGADTLSDAQLSYAASDVLYLHALREKLDVMLAREHRTDLAAACFAFLPMRARLDLAGWPEIDIFSHE, from the coding sequence ATGACCATCCGCTTGCACCAGGGCGATCTGCCGGACGGCGCCGATCTCGGGCCCGTCGTCGCCATCGACACCGAAACCCTCGGCCTCAACCCGCATCGCGACCGGCTGTGCCTCGTGCAGCTCTCCGGCGGCAATGGCGACGCCGATCTCGTGCGCATCGCCCCGGGGCAGACGCGCGCGCCCAATCTCGAGGCGCTGCTGGCGAACCCTAATGTGCTGAAGCTGTTCCATTTCGGCCGCTTCGACATCGCCGTCATGGCCAAGACCTTCGGGGTCATGGCCGAGCCGGTCTATTGCACCAAGATCGCCTCCAAGCTCATTCGCACCTACACCGACCGCCACGGGCTGAAGGACCTCGTGCGCGAATTGCTCGGCGTCGAGATCTCCAAGCAGCAGCAATCGTCGGATTGGGGCGCCGATACGCTCTCCGACGCGCAGCTCTCCTACGCCGCCTCCGACGTGCTCTATCTCCATGCGCTGCGCGAGAAGCTCGACGTCATGCTGGCGCGCGAGCATCGCACCGACCTCGCCGCGGCCTGCTTCGCCTTCCTGCCGATGCGGGCGCGGCTCGATCTCGCCGGCTGGCCGGAGATCGACATCTTCTCGCATGAATGA
- a CDS encoding NUDIX hydrolase, translating to MSDDDPLRPWELRGSRRLIRDRWISLRADHCVTQRGVVLDPYYVLEYRDWVHVVALDEADRLLLVRQYRHGAGEMSLELPGGVMDEGESDPLAAGARELLEETGHRAASIRHLACLSPNPASHANRVHLLYAEGARLVAPLKLDNSEDITVERVPWREALELALGGGMIHAQHVGLLAIALAQVKGVTIGG from the coding sequence TTGAGCGACGACGACCCGTTGCGGCCCTGGGAGCTGCGCGGCTCCCGGCGGCTGATCCGCGACCGCTGGATCAGCCTGCGCGCCGACCATTGCGTGACGCAGCGCGGCGTCGTGCTCGATCCCTATTATGTGCTGGAATATCGCGACTGGGTCCATGTGGTCGCGCTCGATGAGGCGGACCGGCTGCTGCTGGTGCGCCAATATCGCCATGGCGCCGGCGAAATGTCGCTGGAGCTGCCCGGTGGCGTGATGGACGAGGGCGAGAGCGATCCCTTGGCCGCCGGCGCGCGCGAGCTATTGGAAGAAACCGGACATCGAGCGGCGTCGATCCGACATTTGGCGTGCCTGTCGCCCAATCCGGCCTCGCATGCGAACCGTGTGCATCTGCTCTATGCCGAGGGCGCGCGCCTCGTCGCGCCGCTGAAGCTCGACAACTCCGAGGATATCACCGTCGAGCGCGTGCCCTGGCGCGAGGCGCTTGAGCTGGCGCTCGGCGGCGGCATGATCCACGCCCAGCATGTCGGGCTGCTGGCGATCGCGCTGGCGCAGGTCAAGGGCGTGACGATCGGCGGGTGA
- a CDS encoding GatB/YqeY domain-containing protein — translation MRERFTADLKTAMKSGDKSRVETIRMITAGLKDRDIEARATGKTLGDDDILALLQKMVKSRQESLDIYEKAGRADLAAKERAEIEVIASYLPQPLSEEEAAAAIKDAIAETGAASIKDMGKVVAALKAKYTGRMDFGKASATVKAALSA, via the coding sequence ATGCGCGAACGATTCACCGCCGACCTCAAGACGGCCATGAAGAGCGGCGACAAATCGCGGGTCGAGACGATCCGGATGATCACCGCCGGGCTCAAGGACCGCGACATCGAGGCGCGCGCCACGGGCAAGACGCTCGGGGATGACGATATTCTCGCGCTGCTGCAGAAGATGGTGAAGAGCCGGCAGGAATCGCTCGACATCTATGAGAAGGCCGGCCGCGCCGATCTCGCCGCGAAGGAGCGCGCCGAGATCGAGGTGATCGCCTCCTATCTGCCGCAGCCGCTCTCCGAGGAGGAGGCAGCGGCGGCGATCAAGGACGCGATCGCCGAGACCGGCGCCGCCTCGATCAAGGACATGGGCAAAGTGGTGGCGGCGCTCAAGGCCAAATATACCGGCCGCATGGATTTCGGAAAGGCGAGCGCCACGGTGAAGGCCGCGCTCTCGGCCTGA
- the lptC gene encoding LPS export ABC transporter periplasmic protein LptC codes for MSDDAVSPSGLDRLDGLIAARPDAIPEARRHTQRVARLRRFLIWGSAGIVVAALLGALVRSLSFLPVNLSFSRIVTQGTRITIESPKLVAYRKDGRPYELRARTAVQDLDHPDIYELNELEVRITNDSDGVIILTSQRGVYDGGKDEAALSGDAHIYDGTRFDMKTAAATIDFRGGLVTSTTPTTLMLDESVVTAQACEFSQTEKRATFTGAVHTTFPGDEDAPPEATERLFPVRDAPETDAPMRDAAP; via the coding sequence ATGAGCGACGACGCTGTCTCCCCCTCCGGTCTCGACCGGCTCGACGGCCTCATCGCCGCGCGTCCGGACGCCATTCCGGAAGCGCGGCGCCATACGCAGCGCGTCGCGCGGCTGCGCCGCTTCCTCATCTGGGGCAGCGCCGGAATCGTCGTCGCGGCGCTCCTCGGCGCGCTCGTGCGCTCGCTCAGCTTCCTGCCGGTGAATCTGTCCTTTTCCCGCATCGTGACGCAGGGGACGCGCATCACCATAGAGAGTCCGAAGCTCGTCGCCTATCGCAAGGACGGGCGCCCCTATGAGCTCCGGGCGCGCACCGCCGTGCAGGATCTGGATCATCCCGACATCTATGAATTGAACGAGCTCGAGGTGCGGATCACCAATGACTCCGACGGCGTGATCATCCTCACCTCGCAGAGGGGCGTCTATGACGGGGGCAAGGACGAGGCGGCGCTCAGCGGCGACGCTCATATCTATGACGGGACGCGCTTCGACATGAAGACCGCTGCGGCGACGATCGATTTCCGCGGCGGGCTCGTGACCTCGACCACGCCGACGACGCTGATGCTCGACGAGTCGGTGGTCACGGCGCAGGCTTGCGAATTTTCGCAGACCGAGAAGCGCGCCACCTTCACCGGCGCCGTCCATACGACCTTCCCGGGCGACGAGGATGCGCCGCCCGAGGCGACCGAAAGGCTGTTCCCCGTGAGAGACGCCCCCGAGACAGACGCGCCGATGAGAGACGCCGCCCCATGA
- the tlpA gene encoding thiol:disulfide interchange protein TlpA, with the protein MTDNTEKSSRGRLPTIAAAALLVAGAGVLYVNGGASGKKGSGEACAASRETSQRVSSLAKGEVAAMSIASEPEMMPELTFTGPDGAPRKLEDFKGKTVLLNLWATWCVPCRSEMAALDRLQKEAGSEKFEVVTVNIDTSRLERPKSFLNEIGAKSLAFYADPKAEIFFQLKQTGQALGLPTTFLIDGKGCQIGLMQGPAKWDSEEGRSLVTQTAELSSTPVATPIARP; encoded by the coding sequence ATGACCGACAACACAGAAAAATCGAGCCGAGGCCGCCTGCCGACGATCGCCGCGGCCGCGCTTCTCGTCGCCGGCGCCGGCGTTCTATACGTGAACGGCGGCGCGAGCGGCAAGAAGGGTTCGGGCGAAGCCTGCGCCGCCTCGCGTGAGACGTCGCAGCGCGTATCCTCGCTCGCCAAGGGCGAGGTCGCGGCCATGTCGATCGCCAGCGAGCCGGAAATGATGCCGGAGCTGACCTTCACCGGGCCGGACGGCGCGCCGCGCAAGCTCGAGGATTTCAAGGGCAAGACCGTGCTGCTCAACCTCTGGGCCACATGGTGCGTGCCCTGCCGCAGCGAGATGGCGGCGCTCGACCGGCTGCAGAAGGAGGCGGGCTCGGAGAAGTTCGAGGTGGTGACGGTCAATATCGACACGTCGCGGCTCGAGCGGCCCAAGAGCTTTTTGAACGAGATCGGGGCCAAGAGCCTCGCCTTCTACGCCGACCCCAAGGCCGAGATCTTCTTCCAGCTGAAGCAGACCGGCCAGGCGCTCGGCCTGCCGACGACCTTCCTCATCGACGGCAAGGGTTGCCAGATCGGCCTGATGCAGGGGCCGGCCAAATGGGATTCGGAAGAGGGCCGCTCGCTGGTGACGCAGACCGCCGAATTGTCCTCGACGCCCGTCGCTACGCCGATCGCCAGGCCTTGA